In Fructilactobacillus cliffordii, a single genomic region encodes these proteins:
- the aroA gene encoding 3-phosphoshikimate 1-carboxyvinyltransferase — MRKLEQAPHGLHGELAVPGDKSISHRALMLGAVATGTTTIEHWLTGEDCQHTLQALRDVGVPIERKGTMVTVHGKGSAGNFVAPATSLAMGNSGTTTRLLMGLLSGTSFTSKLVGDDSLERRPMQRVTQPLAELGVRIDLTAAGTLPAQVHGGPVHGGTVRLNVASAQVKSAVLLAGLNAPTPTVVVEKLPTRDHTEIMLRQFGADITTSADQRTITLQPQPHLTGQTVVVPGDLSSAAFFLVAATIVPQSEVKLTNVNLNPTRTGILRVLDQMGADVTIEPIPTTGEPRGNLLVRSSQLQPIHLTASDIPAVIDELPLVALLAATADGTSTIRGAVELRVKETDRISVLKTELEKLGVAVTEYPDGLAITGRPAWDVQDSKLDSHGDHRIGMMLSIAALRSHTPLILQNEEAVAVSYPQFFTDLEQLREDH; from the coding sequence ATGCGCAAGTTAGAGCAAGCCCCCCACGGACTGCACGGAGAGCTCGCGGTGCCCGGGGACAAGAGTATTTCTCACCGAGCCCTGATGCTGGGCGCGGTGGCCACGGGAACCACGACTATCGAACATTGGTTAACCGGAGAAGATTGTCAGCACACGTTACAAGCATTGCGGGACGTCGGTGTTCCGATTGAACGGAAAGGAACTATGGTGACCGTGCACGGTAAGGGAAGCGCTGGCAACTTCGTGGCTCCCGCAACGTCGTTAGCAATGGGGAATTCTGGAACCACGACGCGCTTATTGATGGGACTTTTGAGCGGGACGTCATTTACCAGCAAACTGGTGGGGGATGATTCTCTAGAACGTCGGCCGATGCAGCGGGTTACGCAGCCGTTGGCAGAACTGGGCGTTAGAATTGACCTCACTGCAGCTGGAACGCTGCCAGCCCAAGTCCACGGTGGTCCGGTTCATGGTGGCACGGTGCGGTTGAACGTCGCCAGCGCGCAGGTGAAGAGTGCGGTGCTCCTAGCGGGTCTCAACGCGCCGACGCCCACGGTGGTAGTAGAAAAACTGCCCACCCGGGATCATACGGAAATCATGCTGCGCCAGTTTGGAGCGGATATCACAACGTCCGCGGATCAACGCACCATTACGCTGCAACCGCAGCCACACTTAACCGGGCAGACCGTGGTGGTGCCCGGGGACCTCTCCTCAGCCGCCTTCTTTTTGGTGGCGGCCACCATTGTCCCACAGTCCGAAGTGAAACTGACGAACGTTAACTTAAACCCAACCCGGACCGGCATTCTACGGGTCTTAGACCAGATGGGAGCGGATGTTACCATCGAACCGATTCCAACCACTGGAGAACCCCGGGGTAATTTGCTGGTTCGTAGCAGTCAGTTACAACCAATTCACCTGACGGCTTCTGACATTCCGGCGGTAATTGACGAGCTTCCGCTGGTGGCACTCTTAGCCGCTACGGCAGACGGGACCAGTACAATTCGCGGCGCTGTCGAGTTACGGGTTAAAGAAACCGATCGAATTTCGGTGCTGAAAACGGAACTAGAGAAACTGGGGGTCGCGGTGACCGAGTATCCCGACGGATTGGCGATTACCGGGCGTCCGGCGTGGGATGTCCAGGATTCAAAACTGGATAGCCATGGGGACCACCGAATTGGCATGATGCTTTCAATCGCAGCGTTACGGAGTCACACGCCGTTGATTCTGCAAAATGAGGAGGCCGTAGCGGTTTCCTATCCCCAATTTTTCACTGATTTAGAGCAACTACGGGAGGATCATTAA
- a CDS encoding prephenate dehydrogenase: protein MTTVFIHGFGLLGSSLARVLRQEAEPVTIIGSDHNPAQIEYAREHQLLDQTSTGLERAPEADVIILATPVDQIKQTLRALAKLPLQPGVIVTDVGSTKQSVVKASQALAATPAVFVGGHPMAGSHKTGARAGRADLFENAFYFQTPQSSAERAAAQQLQHLLAGTKVKFVQITPERHDRLVGQVSHLPHVLAAGLVNQSKQALQSDSLGLRVAAGGFKSMTRIAAADPTMWQSILLNNGPVVSDQVAAYIETLQRVQTAINQQDGPALWEYFQSAQQSRQQLEQQDDNQGAGFYDLFLDIPDQPGTIARVTTLLAQAHLNLVNLQILEVREDVNGILQLTFSTAADAQRAETALAPEYHIVRRD, encoded by the coding sequence ATGACAACGGTTTTCATTCACGGATTTGGTTTGTTAGGAAGTTCGCTGGCGCGGGTGCTCCGGCAGGAAGCTGAACCGGTAACCATCATCGGGAGTGACCATAATCCTGCGCAAATTGAATATGCAAGGGAACACCAGTTGCTAGATCAAACGAGCACCGGCTTAGAGCGGGCGCCTGAAGCAGATGTGATTATTTTAGCGACCCCAGTGGATCAAATTAAGCAAACGTTGCGTGCGTTGGCAAAGTTGCCACTTCAACCGGGTGTGATTGTTACCGACGTGGGCAGCACAAAACAAAGCGTGGTGAAAGCGAGTCAAGCATTAGCGGCCACCCCCGCGGTCTTTGTTGGTGGTCATCCGATGGCCGGATCTCACAAAACGGGAGCACGCGCTGGGCGCGCCGATTTATTTGAAAATGCCTTCTACTTTCAAACTCCGCAAAGTAGTGCCGAACGAGCCGCAGCGCAGCAACTACAACACTTGCTTGCTGGAACGAAAGTCAAATTTGTCCAGATTACGCCCGAACGCCACGATCGGTTGGTGGGGCAGGTTAGCCATTTACCGCACGTGTTGGCGGCTGGACTGGTTAATCAGAGTAAGCAGGCACTGCAATCAGATTCGTTGGGACTGCGCGTGGCAGCCGGTGGTTTTAAATCCATGACCCGGATTGCAGCGGCTGATCCCACGATGTGGCAGTCGATTTTGCTCAACAATGGTCCGGTGGTAAGCGACCAAGTAGCTGCTTACATTGAAACGTTGCAACGGGTCCAGACTGCCATTAACCAGCAGGATGGTCCGGCTCTCTGGGAGTACTTTCAAAGCGCCCAACAAAGTCGGCAACAGCTGGAGCAACAGGATGATAACCAGGGTGCGGGCTTTTACGACCTCTTTTTAGACATTCCGGACCAACCGGGGACCATTGCGCGGGTGACAACGTTATTAGCCCAGGCTCACCTAAACTTGGTCAACCTGCAGATTTTGGAAGTGCGCGAGGATGTCAACGGAATCTTACAGCTAACCTTTAGTACGGCGGCAGATGCCCAACGGGCGGAGACGGCGCTCGCGCCCGAGTATCACATTGTGAGGAGGGATTAG
- a CDS encoding shikimate kinase — MDLILIGFMGSGKTTISQLLGERLGVPVTDLDQVIVETAERSIAAIFAEQGEVGFRLLETQALATQLDQPGILATGGGVPTQEQNRELLQCHAAPVVLLEIAPETAYERVKADEHRPIAKNLDLAELAALKDSRQGYYQSCADLVVDANQDPKAIVNEIMNYYQLN, encoded by the coding sequence ATGGATTTAATTTTGATTGGATTCATGGGTAGTGGCAAAACCACGATTAGCCAGTTACTTGGCGAACGGCTAGGAGTGCCCGTGACCGATTTAGACCAGGTGATTGTAGAAACCGCCGAACGATCCATCGCAGCCATTTTTGCTGAACAGGGCGAAGTAGGGTTTCGCCTGTTAGAAACTCAGGCGCTCGCCACCCAACTGGATCAACCGGGGATTTTAGCGACCGGAGGCGGCGTTCCCACGCAGGAACAGAATCGGGAACTTTTACAGTGCCACGCGGCTCCGGTGGTTTTACTAGAGATTGCCCCCGAAACAGCTTACGAACGGGTGAAAGCGGATGAGCATCGGCCGATTGCGAAAAACCTCGATTTAGCGGAACTAGCGGCGTTGAAAGACTCTCGTCAGGGATATTATCAAAGCTGTGCTGATTTAGTTGTGGACGCTAATCAGGATCCGAAGGCGATTGTGAATGAGATCATGAATTATTATCAGTTAAACTAA
- a CDS encoding MerR family transcriptional regulator produces the protein MLKISEMARLANTTRRTLIFYDKQGIFRPQRRDAHGYRYYDYNQLYNLTFILGLRSLGVSLDEIKKLQGKHRQGLAPDKLVELQTQINHKIDELTAIQTVINHQLHQTTTPKRPLDEPFLQNEIETAFWCSQQSVNCTEEEVAQLFAEFYQQFNQLAVLDTNQSGFLTNLGVDQPDGYPTASFRIIREVHKPAPTVMIPSITKPAGLFVGIRVENTLAGIHQGLTKLRHFCQQQHLQTENYLWQINDNNQFVTNGASQFGILEFRVSNRVN, from the coding sequence ATGCTAAAAATCAGTGAAATGGCGCGCCTTGCTAACACCACCAGGCGGACCTTAATTTTCTATGATAAGCAGGGCATTTTTCGTCCCCAACGGCGGGATGCCCATGGTTATCGCTATTACGATTACAATCAATTATACAATTTAACTTTTATCCTGGGCTTACGCAGCTTGGGCGTTTCATTAGATGAAATTAAAAAACTACAGGGTAAGCACCGACAGGGACTAGCTCCTGATAAACTAGTTGAACTTCAAACTCAGATTAACCATAAAATTGATGAATTAACTGCCATTCAAACGGTGATTAATCATCAACTCCACCAAACTACCACCCCCAAACGACCTTTGGATGAACCGTTTCTGCAAAACGAGATTGAAACGGCCTTTTGGTGTTCCCAGCAATCAGTTAATTGTACGGAGGAGGAAGTGGCGCAATTATTTGCAGAATTTTATCAACAATTTAACCAACTAGCAGTTCTTGATACCAATCAATCTGGATTTTTAACCAACTTAGGCGTTGATCAACCGGATGGCTATCCAACTGCTTCGTTTCGCATCATCCGCGAAGTTCATAAACCAGCTCCAACCGTGATGATTCCCAGCATTACCAAGCCAGCGGGTTTGTTTGTTGGCATCCGCGTTGAAAATACGCTAGCTGGCATTCACCAAGGATTAACCAAGCTTCGGCATTTTTGCCAGCAGCAGCACCTACAGACCGAGAACTATCTGTGGCAAATCAATGACAATAACCAGTTTGTCACAAACGGTGCATCGCAATTTGGCATACTAGAATTTCGAGTTAGCAATCGGGTTAATTAA
- a CDS encoding replication-associated recombination protein A: MRQSSLFANDEETAPLASRVRPQTLEQFVGQQTLLGHGKILRELIENDQVSSMIFWGPPGTGKTTLAEIIAKTTQAHFISFSAVDSSISKIKKVMQQAETEREVGQKTIVFVDEIHRFNKAQQDAFLPYVEQGSIILIGATTENPSFEINSALLSRCKVFVLKPLQVPDIVKLLHQALNHPNGFPNQTIKIGDNELQAIATFSNGDARTALNTLEMAVLNGKRDQNVVTITTDDLSQLISQKSVLYDKNGEEHYNLISALHKSMRNSDVDAAIYWLSRMLAGGEYPLYIARRLVRFASEDIGLADSNALNVAINVFQACQFLGMPECDVHLVEAVTYLSLAPKSNALYKARLAAEKDVKKTINDPVPLQIRNAPTKLMKDLGYGKDYQLAHSHQAKLTTMKTMPPNLEGSEYYLPTTSGNERRFKDRLEQIKAWHQKHD, translated from the coding sequence TTGCGGCAATCATCGCTATTTGCAAATGATGAAGAGACGGCTCCGTTGGCTAGTCGGGTTCGGCCGCAAACTTTAGAGCAGTTTGTGGGGCAACAAACTTTGTTAGGCCACGGGAAAATTCTCCGAGAACTTATCGAAAACGACCAGGTTTCGTCAATGATTTTTTGGGGTCCTCCAGGAACCGGGAAAACGACGTTAGCAGAAATAATTGCTAAAACAACCCAGGCGCATTTCATTAGTTTTAGCGCGGTGGATAGTAGTATTAGCAAAATTAAAAAGGTAATGCAACAGGCAGAAACGGAACGAGAAGTCGGCCAGAAGACGATTGTTTTTGTTGATGAAATTCATCGGTTTAATAAGGCTCAACAAGATGCCTTTTTACCCTACGTGGAACAAGGTAGCATTATTTTAATCGGAGCCACCACCGAAAATCCGTCGTTTGAGATTAACTCGGCCTTATTATCACGGTGTAAGGTGTTCGTGTTAAAACCACTGCAGGTGCCAGACATTGTGAAACTGCTCCACCAGGCCTTAAACCATCCGAACGGTTTTCCCAACCAAACCATTAAAATTGGTGATAATGAGTTACAGGCAATTGCGACTTTCTCCAACGGGGATGCTCGGACCGCTTTAAATACGCTAGAAATGGCGGTTTTAAATGGCAAGCGGGACCAAAACGTGGTCACCATTACGACTGATGATCTCTCACAACTAATTAGTCAAAAGTCAGTACTCTACGATAAAAACGGAGAAGAACACTATAATTTAATTTCCGCACTGCATAAGTCGATGCGCAATAGTGACGTTGATGCGGCTATTTATTGGTTATCCCGCATGTTAGCAGGTGGCGAATATCCGCTCTACATTGCGAGACGGTTGGTCCGCTTTGCCAGCGAAGACATTGGATTAGCGGATTCGAATGCTTTGAACGTGGCGATTAACGTGTTTCAAGCCTGCCAGTTCCTGGGAATGCCAGAGTGTGACGTTCACTTGGTAGAGGCAGTAACTTACTTATCCTTAGCACCCAAATCGAATGCCTTGTATAAGGCCCGGCTCGCTGCGGAGAAGGACGTGAAAAAGACCATCAATGATCCGGTTCCACTGCAAATTCGCAATGCTCCCACCAAATTAATGAAAGACCTCGGTTATGGGAAAGATTATCAACTAGCGCATTCTCATCAAGCTAAATTAACCACGATGAAAACAATGCCGCCCAATCTAGAGGGAAGTGAGTACTACTTACCCACCACTTCTGGCAACGAACGACGCTTTAAAGACCGGTTAGAGCAAATTAAAGCATGGCATCAAAAACACGACTAA
- a CDS encoding ATP-binding cassette domain-containing protein, producing MDHKQNEITQIEVRGGNVHNLKNINVNIPLKQFVAISGLSGSGKSSLAMGILYAEGSRRYLEALSTYTRRRISQNQGAPQVQEVKHIPSALALRQRPDVPSERSTVGSMTEVFNVVRLIFSRLGSPVCPNGHRLKPSLNIAQVMDLPGDNPEMGWVTCPVCGIHFMIKSAEDFSFNSAGRCPKCDGTGEVRELDERKLIGNENLTLDEGAVASWHLPGRNFMPTVAATLGVRTDVPYKDLTDHEKDIVLHGAKKQYPVDFRTSTGRVFHTDNTLYENAYAAVYDSLKTAKSERSLNKINQFFHFSVCPVCHGSRLNPDLLTQIVGEKNIAEVADLALGDLADWERVTKHELPADMHHMADILFSNMQDTLHPLLELGLDYLTLSRGSNTLSTGELQRIQLAKTLRTETTGVLYVLDEPSIGLHPDNVKGLLHVFRALIAQGNSLVVVDHDVDIIAAADWIIEIGPGSGAQGGQVIAEGTPAHLQSDPQSLIGPFLSGKAPVMHEKMASQQDAQQLDTTVQVADYFNLHDVTVTIPGNQITTVTGFSGAGKTSLILDSLVPAITAQTRGQQLPEQVRRLDTQLDHVVSVDAKPVGKNARSSLATYTNIMDNLRKLFAGLPAAQEHHYSVSDFSYNNKKGACPHCGGIGVITLDIQYLPDIEQTCPVCHGNRYNDEIQAIKWHGYSIVDLLKLSVRDALPVFQEVPAIQRTLQTLAEIGLDYFHLGESTPTLSGGEAQRLKLINHLGKHQERTLFVFDEPSIGLHPLDVQTLLGVMNQLKQRGATIIIITHDLELVANADYLIDLGPKGGAAGGQLMAAGTPQTLVQHPTSLTTQYLEQYWQKFGLGG from the coding sequence ATGGACCATAAACAGAATGAAATTACTCAAATCGAAGTCCGGGGTGGCAACGTCCACAACCTGAAAAACATTAACGTCAACATTCCCTTAAAGCAATTTGTGGCCATCTCCGGCCTCTCTGGTTCGGGGAAGAGTTCGTTAGCAATGGGAATCTTGTACGCCGAGGGGTCGCGTCGTTACTTAGAAGCGCTTTCGACCTACACCCGCCGGCGGATTAGCCAGAATCAGGGAGCGCCACAAGTACAAGAAGTTAAACACATTCCGTCGGCCTTAGCCCTGCGCCAACGACCCGATGTTCCGTCCGAACGTTCCACGGTGGGGTCGATGACGGAGGTTTTTAACGTAGTGCGGCTAATTTTTTCGCGGTTGGGTTCGCCAGTTTGTCCCAACGGGCACCGGTTGAAACCCAGTCTGAACATCGCCCAAGTCATGGATTTGCCGGGCGACAACCCCGAAATGGGTTGGGTGACCTGTCCCGTGTGTGGCATTCACTTTATGATCAAGTCGGCCGAGGATTTTTCCTTTAATTCTGCCGGGCGCTGTCCTAAATGTGATGGAACGGGAGAGGTACGGGAACTCGATGAACGCAAATTGATTGGTAACGAGAACCTGACCCTCGACGAGGGGGCCGTGGCGTCTTGGCACTTACCGGGTCGTAACTTCATGCCGACGGTAGCGGCTACGTTGGGTGTCCGGACGGATGTTCCGTATAAGGACCTAACGGACCACGAAAAAGACATTGTCCTGCACGGAGCCAAAAAACAGTATCCAGTGGACTTTCGGACGTCAACCGGACGAGTTTTTCATACTGATAACACGCTGTATGAGAACGCCTACGCCGCTGTTTATGATTCATTGAAAACGGCCAAGAGTGAACGGTCCCTGAACAAGATTAACCAGTTCTTTCACTTCTCAGTGTGCCCGGTTTGTCACGGTAGTCGGCTGAATCCCGATTTATTAACCCAAATTGTCGGGGAAAAGAACATTGCCGAAGTAGCGGACCTAGCGTTGGGTGATTTAGCGGATTGGGAACGCGTGACGAAGCACGAGCTACCGGCTGACATGCACCACATGGCCGATATTTTATTTTCCAACATGCAGGATACCCTCCATCCGTTGTTAGAACTGGGTTTGGATTATTTGACCCTTTCTCGGGGAAGCAACACGCTGTCGACTGGTGAATTGCAACGGATTCAACTAGCTAAAACCCTGCGGACCGAGACCACCGGGGTCTTGTACGTCCTAGATGAACCATCGATCGGACTGCATCCAGATAACGTGAAAGGACTTCTCCACGTCTTTCGAGCCTTGATTGCGCAGGGAAATTCCCTGGTTGTAGTGGATCACGACGTGGACATTATTGCCGCCGCCGATTGGATTATTGAAATTGGTCCCGGATCGGGGGCCCAGGGAGGCCAGGTGATTGCGGAAGGAACGCCAGCGCACTTACAGTCGGATCCACAATCTTTAATCGGACCATTTTTATCTGGAAAAGCACCAGTTATGCACGAGAAGATGGCTAGTCAGCAGGATGCACAACAGCTTGATACCACGGTGCAGGTGGCTGATTACTTTAACCTTCACGATGTGACCGTTACGATTCCCGGCAATCAGATTACGACGGTCACTGGTTTTTCGGGAGCGGGAAAAACTAGTTTGATTTTAGATAGTTTGGTACCGGCAATTACGGCGCAAACTCGGGGTCAGCAACTGCCGGAACAAGTCCGCCGCTTGGACACTCAGTTAGATCACGTGGTTAGCGTCGATGCTAAACCAGTGGGGAAGAACGCCCGCTCCAGTCTAGCCACCTACACAAACATCATGGATAACTTACGGAAGCTGTTTGCCGGTTTACCGGCCGCCCAGGAGCATCACTACAGTGTTTCGGACTTTTCGTACAACAATAAAAAGGGCGCTTGCCCGCACTGTGGTGGAATTGGCGTTATTACTTTAGACATTCAGTATCTGCCAGACATTGAACAAACTTGTCCGGTGTGTCATGGAAATCGGTACAACGATGAGATTCAAGCAATTAAGTGGCACGGCTATTCCATCGTGGACCTACTCAAGTTGTCCGTCCGGGATGCATTACCGGTCTTTCAAGAAGTACCCGCCATTCAACGGACTCTGCAGACCTTAGCTGAAATTGGCCTTGATTACTTCCACTTGGGGGAAAGTACTCCAACCTTGTCGGGAGGGGAAGCCCAACGACTGAAACTGATTAACCACCTCGGCAAGCACCAGGAACGGACCCTGTTCGTGTTTGACGAACCGTCGATTGGATTGCATCCCCTCGATGTCCAAACTTTGTTGGGAGTCATGAACCAGCTTAAACAACGCGGGGCTACCATCATTATCATCACGCATGATCTGGAGCTGGTGGCGAACGCTGATTATCTGATTGATTTGGGTCCCAAAGGGGGAGCAGCCGGGGGTCAACTGATGGCAGCTGGCACACCGCAAACTTTAGTTCAGCACCCGACTAGTTTGACGACGCAGTATTTAGAACAGTACTGGCAGAAATTTGGGTTAGGAGGTTAA
- a CDS encoding MFS transporter → MKKVTSDRNLWVYLTSFFLYNFARVLPHAVLTVILLDKGMSIGEIAIIQSFFMVAVLLFEFPSGILTDTWSEKKIYLLALALLAVSYCLIMGSHSFVVLCLSWFIYGISSASISSSLETFFLRKYRNNETLIKRFNVRFNNTDLISGLVGGGLGSFIYAYLENALYIISIVLIIVSAALIVLFFRGDERVSVGELTSLKTILAELRSIKSPSLYRSIFLLAVFQIIMQLFFQFWQVLFLDAGINKKQFGLFYVVFQIIALFSNWIFGRVSFKHHQVSLVVLMAALLIGGIYFNQGTGLFVVLICLFLLPFNIYSNQLQLDIQRESPTTAVASVVSFAGTCGSVVSMLFLWIVGLLDHFQTFNVVAIEATLVFLVISLGAYYGSRLRTK, encoded by the coding sequence ATGAAAAAAGTTACTTCTGACCGCAACTTATGGGTTTACCTAACCTCATTTTTCCTCTATAACTTTGCCCGGGTGCTACCCCATGCGGTGTTAACCGTGATTTTACTGGATAAGGGGATGAGCATCGGTGAGATTGCAATCATTCAAAGTTTCTTCATGGTGGCGGTCTTATTGTTTGAATTTCCGTCCGGAATTTTAACCGACACCTGGTCCGAGAAAAAAATTTACCTGTTAGCGCTCGCACTGTTAGCCGTTTCTTACTGTTTGATTATGGGCTCGCACTCTTTCGTAGTGCTGTGTTTGTCCTGGTTTATCTACGGAATCAGTAGTGCCTCCATCAGTAGCTCGTTGGAAACCTTTTTCTTGCGCAAGTATCGGAATAACGAAACGTTAATTAAACGGTTCAACGTCCGGTTTAACAACACGGATCTAATCAGTGGCCTGGTGGGCGGAGGACTCGGTTCTTTCATTTATGCTTATCTAGAAAACGCGCTCTACATCATTTCGATTGTACTAATTATCGTTTCGGCAGCTCTGATTGTGCTCTTTTTTCGGGGCGATGAACGAGTTAGTGTGGGCGAACTAACCAGTCTGAAAACGATTCTAGCGGAATTACGGAGCATCAAATCGCCCAGTCTCTATCGGAGCATCTTTTTGCTGGCCGTGTTTCAAATCATCATGCAGCTTTTTTTCCAATTTTGGCAGGTGTTGTTTCTAGACGCCGGAATTAATAAAAAACAATTTGGACTGTTCTACGTTGTCTTTCAGATCATCGCGCTGTTCAGCAACTGGATCTTTGGCCGGGTGAGTTTTAAGCACCATCAGGTTAGTTTGGTGGTTTTAATGGCCGCGTTATTGATTGGTGGAATTTATTTCAATCAGGGCACGGGTCTGTTTGTGGTTTTAATTTGCCTCTTTTTATTGCCATTCAACATTTACAGCAATCAACTTCAATTAGACATTCAACGTGAATCGCCCACGACCGCCGTGGCTTCGGTAGTTTCTTTTGCCGGGACCTGTGGGAGCGTGGTGTCGATGTTGTTCTTATGGATAGTCGGACTGTTGGACCACTTTCAAACCTTTAACGTGGTTGCGATTGAGGCTACGCTAGTATTTCTAGTAATTTCATTAGGCGCTTACTATGGCAGTCGGTTACGGACGAAATAA
- a CDS encoding MerR family transcriptional regulator, protein MVSIANDYYSIGEFAKKTGLSTYTLRYYERENLIVPHRDQKQRRFYTEQDVGWVHFLMHLKGTGMSMNEIQQYITWRAQGDATIEQRKELLQNVRERSLAQIRETQNHLEILSHKIDWYDGKLDHSIQDSESFAEYLKQFKTEN, encoded by the coding sequence TTGGTTAGCATCGCGAACGATTACTATTCCATCGGTGAATTTGCAAAAAAAACGGGACTTTCAACGTATACGCTGCGGTATTATGAGCGGGAAAATTTGATTGTACCGCATCGGGATCAGAAACAACGGCGCTTTTATACGGAACAAGACGTCGGCTGGGTCCATTTCCTCATGCATCTGAAGGGCACCGGCATGTCTATGAATGAGATTCAACAGTACATTACCTGGCGGGCGCAGGGGGATGCGACCATTGAACAACGTAAAGAGTTACTACAAAACGTCCGAGAACGAAGCTTAGCCCAGATTCGGGAAACGCAAAATCATTTGGAGATTCTTTCCCATAAAATCGATTGGTATGACGGTAAATTGGACCATTCGATTCAGGATTCGGAATCTTTTGCGGAGTATTTAAAACAATTTAAAACCGAAAATTAA
- a CDS encoding cupin domain-containing protein, whose translation MANEIKNENVKNGVIFPVGEDNPYGQYFTGKSFLDTLVADPDLDASVGNVTFEPGTRNNWHVHYGYQILLVTGGEGWYQEEGKPARHLVPGDVVVTKKNIKHWHGATKDSWFAHIAITSGKSEFLEPVSDAEYDQLGE comes from the coding sequence ATGGCAAACGAAATTAAAAATGAAAATGTCAAAAACGGAGTAATTTTTCCCGTCGGAGAAGATAATCCGTACGGACAATATTTTACCGGGAAGAGCTTTCTGGACACTTTAGTGGCGGACCCCGATCTTGATGCTAGTGTTGGAAATGTGACTTTTGAACCCGGGACGCGGAATAACTGGCACGTCCACTACGGATACCAAATTTTGTTAGTTACAGGTGGTGAAGGTTGGTACCAAGAAGAAGGGAAACCAGCTCGGCACCTTGTTCCTGGAGACGTCGTAGTCACTAAAAAGAACATCAAACACTGGCACGGGGCTACAAAAGACAGTTGGTTCGCCCACATTGCGATTACCAGTGGAAAATCAGAATTTTTAGAACCAGTTTCTGATGCAGAATACGATCAGTTAGGAGAATAA
- a CDS encoding carboxymuconolactone decarboxylase family protein → MVQKQTAGHDNFGDFAPKFAEMNDDVLFGEIWSREQQLPAKQRSLITCTSLISQGIFGPLQYHLETAKKNGVTKEEMVEAITQLAFYAGWPKAWTAMSLAKEVYAED, encoded by the coding sequence ATGGTGCAAAAACAAACAGCAGGGCACGATAACTTTGGTGATTTTGCCCCGAAATTTGCCGAAATGAACGATGACGTTTTGTTTGGTGAAATTTGGTCGCGGGAACAACAACTTCCTGCCAAGCAACGGAGTTTAATTACGTGCACGAGCCTCATTTCCCAGGGCATCTTTGGCCCGTTGCAGTATCACTTAGAAACGGCGAAAAAGAACGGTGTTACCAAAGAAGAAATGGTGGAAGCCATTACCCAGTTAGCGTTCTACGCGGGTTGGCCCAAGGCGTGGACAGCTATGAGTCTCGCTAAGGAAGTTTATGCAGAGGACTAA
- a CDS encoding DUF2255 family protein, protein MAEKWTVAQLKEFSEADDMKVSPFYSDGKTYGTPTWIWSVVTNDNLYVRAYNGQNSSWYQAAMQQGAGKIHLAGQNYEVKFEGVSNTPELDRAISAAYQTKYANSPYLPPMLKEGPVGATVKIIPNN, encoded by the coding sequence ATGGCTGAAAAATGGACTGTTGCCCAACTAAAAGAGTTTAGTGAAGCTGATGACATGAAGGTTTCACCGTTTTACAGTGACGGAAAGACTTACGGAACCCCAACCTGGATTTGGTCCGTAGTTACAAACGATAATTTATACGTCCGGGCCTATAACGGCCAAAACTCGTCGTGGTACCAAGCAGCGATGCAGCAAGGAGCTGGTAAGATTCATTTGGCGGGTCAGAACTACGAGGTTAAATTTGAAGGAGTTTCTAATACTCCCGAATTAGACCGCGCCATTAGTGCGGCTTACCAAACTAAGTATGCTAATAGTCCTTATTTGCCACCGATGCTAAAAGAGGGACCGGTTGGAGCAACGGTGAAGATTATTCCTAATAATTAG